The window CCGTACGGGCGCTCCTCAAGCTCCGGAGCGCCTCCCAGAGTGATCTGCTCTGTGACTTCGCTCAGGTCGTCGAGGCTTTCGAGCCCGTACTTCTCAGCGAACGCAGCCGTCACGTTGTAGGAGTCCTGGTCGGTCGCCGATGCCATTTCGAGCACAGTGAGGCCTACGGGCAGCGACGCAGCAAGCTCGTTGTAGACCTCATCCGGAGCCGTTGCGGTCGTGTCGGGGTTGTAGAACTGCAGCAGGTTGCCGGTGTACTCAGGGAACAGGTCGATCTCGCCGTTCTCGATCGACGGCATATAAGCATCCCGCTGGCCGATATTGAATTTGCGTTCCACGGTGAAGCCTTCTGCCTCTAGGGCCTGGGCATAGATCTCGGCAATGATCTCGTTGGAGTAGTACGCCTGCGATCCGATGACGATCGCGTCGTTGTCGGGGCTGCTGCCGGAATCCAGGGGGTCATCGGATGCGCATCCCGCAAGCAGGAGTGCGCCGCCCGTGAGGAGGGCACCCAGCGCGAGGCGGGCCTTCTTCTGTGCTGAGAACATGGGGGGTTCCTTCGTGTCAGGGGGTCGGTGGTGCGGGCACCGCCCGTCGCCGGGGCGACGACGTGCGGAGTTCTTGGGTGCGGCCTGCGGTGACACCGCGCGGCACGAGCAGGCGTTGAAGCAGGGCGAGCACGCCATCGACCACGATCGCGAGCAGGGCAACGAGAATGGCGGCGCCGAGCATTTCGTCGTAGCGGCCGAGGGGCAGCCCCCGAAAGATGTAATACCCGAGCCCGCCGAGGCCGATGTAGGCCGCGAGCGTCACGGTGGCCACGATCTGCAACGCGCCGGAGCGGATGCCGCCGATCAGGATGGGCAGGCCGAGCGGCACCTCGACCCGCCACAGAACCTGCCATCCGGTCATTCCCATGGCGCGGGCGGCGTCGATGATGTGGCGATCGATGGCCTCGAACCCCGCATACGCTCCCGCCAGAATCGACGGAACCGCCAGAATCACAAACGCCGTATAGGCGGCCTCGGGTTTATTGGTCACGCCGAGCACAAGAACCAGCAACAGGATCAGCCCGAACGACGGCAGTGCGCGGGCGGCCCCCGACAGCCCAACGGCAAGCTCGCGGCCCTTGCCCGTGTGGCCGATCA is drawn from Salinibacterium hongtaonis and contains these coding sequences:
- a CDS encoding ABC transporter permease; its protein translation is MNLLLEAFAWLANPEQYVGPNSIPLRLGEHLVYTAVSLLIAAIIGIPLGYLIGHTGKGRELAVGLSGAARALPSFGLILLLVLVLGVTNKPEAAYTAFVILAVPSILAGAYAGFEAIDRHIIDAARAMGMTGWQVLWRVEVPLGLPILIGGIRSGALQIVATVTLAAYIGLGGLGYYIFRGLPLGRYDEMLGAAILVALLAIVVDGVLALLQRLLVPRGVTAGRTQELRTSSPRRRAVPAPPTP
- a CDS encoding ABC transporter substrate-binding protein, which gives rise to MFSAQKKARLALGALLTGGALLLAGCASDDPLDSGSSPDNDAIVIGSQAYYSNEIIAEIYAQALEAEGFTVERKFNIGQRDAYMPSIENGEIDLFPEYTGNLLQFYNPDTTATAPDEVYNELAASLPVGLTVLEMASATDQDSYNVTAAFAEKYGLESLDDLSEVTEQITLGGAPELEERPYGPSGLADAYGVQVNFVATGDTTVEDLIAGTVNIANVYSADPRIQTEDLVTLDDPQSLFLASNVVPLVNADVADQIADVINTVNAKLTPEGLVALNVESTVDQSSPEAIAKDWLAENGLN